AGTAATTCTCCCATTTGTAATCGAAACATTTCTCGGACGCTCCTTAGCTTACGAGTAAATACTCGTTCTTTATCGAAAGCCAtcattataaatttctatacatTTCAGTCGATATCTTATGAGGCAATCCCAAAAAATCGCACGTTCTATTAATATATCAACTTTAtccataaaatacattttaattattttgtatttcttattattcTGATTAATTACTGTCAATCAATTTAAGGTGCTTTTTTCTATAGTTTGACATTTTCTTAGCTGTCTCCACACCCAGTGAgtggtaaaaattaaaaaagttaattgtTCATTTAAAAGTCTTTAAGAAATACGTTGTGATGTGATATCATAACAAtttaattacaacaaaaaaagtaatataaagTTGATAGTTGGTGGcttcttataaagaaaaaaaagaaacctcAACATTTTACGCCCACAGTTTATAATTTGATCCATGATATTTTACGTGTAACATGACAAGACAACGAGTAGCAAGtatgtattataatttatttttaatttttaagtcactggaagtaaattaaaaaaataaatttaaaaaaacagtgCAAAAAAACCGTGATTATTTCTGTTTTAATGctaaatgtatttgtttttacaaaagttTAGTAATAGCAAACAAAGTTAAATATAAGATGATTCAGATAAATATTAGGGACATTTATTCTTCACAGATTTTGGTTAATCAGAGTTTAGCTCtttccttttaaaaatataataaatgagtaattgaaatcaatgaataagAATGACCAGCTCTGCATATCTATATATGGAGGATTTactttagaaaaattttctataataacttAATTTATCAAATAATCTCATGTAGTAAATATTTAACGCCTATGATACTtagttattcatttattttttattcgtaaTGTTGCCTTTAGGGCTAGTGAATTTAAACATGTCTGATGGTCATGAGAAAACtcaagtaattaattaatatttgacgtataattagaataaataaataagtttaagtaaatgcatttaaaatgaaatttaaaattaaaaaaaaacttcccaCTATTGTCTTCGAAATGTAAGAAGGTCTTTGGACAattattatactttaaattaaatatatatattttcaattttactaaACCAAACCAtaacaaatttagtttcatGTTGAATTAATGACCTGCTTATAAaccaagcaaaataaaaaaaataaatgtcaaaataaataactataaaaaaaaattacaaatcatTTCATCATCGCAATCCatctaattaaaattttgtttggctGCCTGACAAGTTTCGAGTCAGTTCAATGGAAATTCGGTTGGTTGGTTTGTTGGTTTATTCGTATGTAATTAAATATGGAAttcatattaataataaaacaaacaaaaaacataataaagcATTAACCacgaaataaaatgaaaaaaataatagttttgttACTAGAGTATGcgaaaaataatactttaaaatcCACAATTAATGGTTGACATTgaaattgttaacaaaaaataaactcaaaCATTCTCGTTTTTGCAACTTAAGGCTCTAAATCCGATGGTTGGGAGgaggtattcaaataaaatcccattcaaattaaatattgaagttTACAGAAAGGACATAACAActttatatttcaataatataggCTCTTTATAGCTGTCTAATTatgacaacaaataaataaagctGTTTCTTTGACAGATGCGAACAGTCACAGttataaaataatagtcaaacattatatgaaataaattcgaatattgaaaatattattaaaactaGGTAACTTTCGACATCGTCGAGGAAGtgttaataaaaagttttgtgAATATccaaccatagagaatagacatagtgcggaaactctcctgtcaaagacctaactccagttgtcagaaacttaagtggtgagaatgtattagtagaaaaaactatgggaaaacaaaaacaacactcgtatgtgtaacttttttgagtaatttttttgtttgagtttttttctagcttCCGCTCTATATTTCTCTATGATCCCAACATTACTCAAATACTTTTGAATACGATAATATATGTACCATATtctcttaactaatttaattttctcttcACCTCATTTCAGAATGAAACCCATGATTTGGTACGACGTAATAGCAACAGTGCAACAACTCAACAACAGACGGGCAAAAGTATCAGCGGTGTTGGTGGTGATGGCCTATTATTAAGAAGAACAATGGACTGTTTGCCCCTGACACATGGTGTGGGTACACATCATCCTCATCTAATGGCTTCTAGtaatacagtgaatgtcactgtAGCACCAAGCTCAGCCGTTGTGGCGGCCTATCCACATCATCATCACCTGAACCTCAATCATCATCATTTGTTAAGTCATCATTTGCCGTACAGCAATAACTACAGTGGTCTGCATCATACATCGACGACGTCGACCAATATGAGTCACCATCATAATCATCCACATTTGAATATACACAGTGAACAGACGAAATCGTTGCAGGAGTTGCAGCATGAAGTTGGGGCGCTGTTGGAATTTCGTGATTTAGTTATAGAAACATTTCCCGATCTCAAGCAAAAAATGGCTTCCATATCGTCGGCTGCGTCGACCTCATCGTCGACGGGCGGCGCCGGTGGTGGTAGTGGAAATGTTATGACAAATGGTCAATCGTCGTCGGTGAGTGTGAGCAGCAGTGGCTCGATAATTCCTCTGACCAGCGGTGGTACGTTGGTGTCGCGACGCGAATGGGAACCTGGCATAAGGGTGAAGCGTAAGATTTCTCAGAAGGAACAACCCGCCGCCATAGAATTAACATCGTCGTCATCGTTGACGAGAAGTCGCAGTAATTCCCATAGCGGCAAAAAAGAGCCAAAGAGTAGTAGCGGTGGTGGTGTTAGCGGCAGTGGTGTTAGTGGCGGTGCCACAAGTGGTGGTGAAAATAATAACGGTAGTGTAGTACAAGATTCCGGATTCTCCACGGAAACCAGTTCATCCAAAGAGGGTCATAGTGCCTCTTCAACAAATGGTGCTTTAACGGTAAGTCACTAAACAGTTTCATTgcatttacattttcaaatattaaatgttattttcaaaaatttccaggGCGCCATTGCATCAAATCGTTTATCCTGTCCTGAATCCGACGATGAGTTGTTAAATCTCCTAGATGTTATACACCGCAAGTCGAATCGTTTACGAGAAGAAGTCGAACATTTACAAAACTATGAACGTCAACATTTGCAACCAAGTTCGAGTGCGGAACGAGATCAAACTGACGTAGCCACCACTTCCGCTGAAGGTGCAACTGGTCTTTCCAAGTCCAGCAGCAGTAGTGCCAATACAGCTTTAACACCAAAAACCTTCCGTGAGCATGTTGAACGTCTGAACAAAGAGGACCTGCAGCAATTGCGTAAGGAACGCGATCGCCTGCTGGATAAATTGGCGGAGATGGAGGCTGAAACTTTGACGGGTCGCATAAAAGCAGCCAAAATGAGTGAAAAAGTTGAAGAGTTGATAAATGTGAAACGAGATTTGGAGGAACAGCTAAAACTGGCCATGGCACAAAGATTAGAGTTAAACTCTAGAGTGCAACAgttgcagcaacaacagcagctgACACACAGTAAAAGTTCCAACAGGTAATTCAAATCGAatacttatatgtatgtatgaatgtaattTTGGTTTATACTTTTAGTCAATCGGATTTTTCTAGCAGTCCTCGTACATTTCTTTCCTCCTCGGCTAATACTGTTTTATCTACGGTTAGTGCAAACTCATCTAGACAACATACATTCCAACCTGTAGTTGTAGAACAGCAAACAACGGATCAGCAGCAACATAATCATTTAATACCATTCCATCAAAGCACTGGCAGTGATAATAAACGTAATTCTCAACTTCAGCAATTCACGCCCGATCAATTGGGTCGCTTGGATGGCATTGTTAGCACGCCCGGAGATCGGAATACCAAGTGCCGGGTGACAGATTCAAAACGTTTTGCCGCTATACTCCTAGAGACTAGTGTCATAGAATTGCGAAGACATTTATTAACTTTAACTGTTAAGAATCAGGTAACTTACCATGCACACGGATGTTTTAACacttttctaattatatttttattatatttcaggTTTTAATGCAAAAACTTGATCAGGCTTCAAAAACAAAGGGTCATTTAGTCAAACGTTTAGACAAATCCAAAGAAGATGTTGATGATTTAAGATTTCAGGTGGGAATAAGATAAAAATTCTGTAAAATTAAagcttataatttttattatttatattttgtagctTGAAGAAAAGAACATAGAATTAGAAGGTACTAAAGCCCAGCTACGTGTTTTAGAATCTAGACTGCATTCAATAACACCCAGCAGCGGTGCTGCCACCAATTCCTATTTACACTCGCAAAATGACTATGAAACCAATCGTTCTTCAGCCTCTACCACGCTAATGCTAAGCAGACGTGGTGGTGCCGGCAGCGGCCTCAATACCGATTCTAGTGACATACGCTCATCCACGCCCATATCAGCCACACACAACGGCCAAATGCCTCAGCCCATAACCATGCAAATATCGACACCCAGCATGAAGGCCATGACTCACTTGGCCATGGATGACATGCAACATCATAGCAGCAGTACAGAGTCTGCTCACGAACATGATCTGGTACACCACGATACCATGACCATAAGTCAAATGCAGACTAAATTGGAAAATGGACGTAATATAAGACAAGCTCTAATGAGTACTAGTGTGGACGGTGTGAGTCCCTTTGAACAGCAATTGCAGCAGCAACATGTGGCTGCTATTAGAAATCAGGTGCAAGCCCTAAAGAAATTTAGTGGTGTGACAACTACGAAACCGAGTAAAATTCCTTTGCCAGGCAGTAAAGCGGCGGCATATTTTGCAGGTAAGAAGAGttagtttttgatttcatttgtaGTTCTCATCAACAGGATTAAgagcaaaataatttattatcggaacaaatttatttaattaaaacggAATGTACAAATGAATTTCGGTTTCCTAAAGattcacatttttcaaatatttgaacactaaaaattcattactgattaaatatttattatattagctCTAGTGGGAAAGTGAACTAACACAAAACTTCACAAATGACTAGTTTCAAAACGGTTCTAATATTGATAACTGTCTTGTTTTTGCCTCAATTGGATTGAAGTGATGAAAATGCGTTTAAAACAATTGACACATATTTCCCACTATAAAGTTATTCTAAATATTCCTCCTTTTTAATATTGCCCATTCAGTAATATTATTGCACTTTACATGAAttcaattattaatatttcGGACCACACTTGGAACAGAGGATAATGGCTAACTAAATAGCAACTAACAAGTGGCTAACATTTCATGTAAAAGCTTCCATAAGGAAAAGTTTTCCATTCATTATTTagcattaagttttttttaatttttttttttttttaatatttagaattcattaattttgttaaagtttttatttaacctGCAATGATAGTTAGTTTCTTTTGTAACAGAATAAGGAATTTATGCCATAAAATGTTCTTAAATTCAATTCCAAAATTCGAATGTACGAAAAGTTTTAAAACTGTAAATAATCTCCagctcatattttttttgttattagagtatttaaataaaagcacgttttaaaaatatatgtatataaagggttgtcattccgttttcaatttctacattttttattttctaccgATATAGACATGTACGCCTGTCTTAATATCTGTTGAAATCACTATTCTATGTCCCCAattaacttatatatatatgattgatacttCAATATTTCCGATATAGTCCCGGttctgttgctatttaaatttcgaaatatcgacccacaaatgactgagatataagaaaaacccatgactacctcgattttttaatttgttatgtacatttttttttaattatcttttatataaagtaaaaaCCCCATTCATCTATTATGGCaaagatattaatatttaaatataccataattccacattaaacaaaaactttaataacACTTTTTCTCTCTTTACACATTTAGGAAAACCACCTTCCGGCAGACCCTCCACAGCTGGTCGTTCACCACCCTCGGCAAATTCTTCGGGTTCCTCCAGTAGATCACCCCTGAGTAGAAGTACTGGCAATCTATTGTATTCCAAATCACCAAATAGCCTGAAAAGAGCTGATTCAGCACAAAGTATACGCAAAGATAATAATTCATCTTCGCTTAGCACCAATACCAGTCGTAGTTCCACCTCGTCGTCCATACCAATGGCAACAACATCATATGGCTCAGCCTCGAAGTCATATGTTGGTGGTGCAGGTGGTGGAGGTGGTTCCATTAACAATACAACAAGCAATAACACTTTAAATAGTCCGTCCTCGAGAGTTTTGCAAAATTCTCCATTACCAAAACCAAAACGTGAATCGTTGTCAACAAAAGTCAGACATATGGATTCCTTATCACGTGCTTATCAccatcaacaacaacataacAATACCAATACGACGCATAACTATTCCAATGTTAGTAACACTAGTGATAATACACCCACGACAATTGTGCAAACAAACACATTATCCACAACTGCCACTACACCCGGTGGCGGCACTGGTGCCGGTAGTTATTTGATCAGTAGCACGCCAAAAACATCAACTATAGCAGCTCAACTTACCTCTTCATTacgtaaagatttacaattaAGTTCCAGTAGTTTTAATCATCCAGCGCCATTTCAACGAAGAGCTACCGCCTCCTCGGCGGGCCAAACAAATGCCAATACAAACACCATTAGCACCACCACACACACCACTAGACGTTTCAGCAGTGCTTCAGTAATGGGGGCCCGTGCTGCGCGACAGGCTAACCAGGATTACGAGGGTCAACACAACAGCAATGTAAGTGGCAACAGTGTGGCAGCCGGTGTGACCAGTTCTTCTTCATCGACGCACAGTGGTGGCGTCAACAATGGTGGCACTGCCAGTGATAGCGATAGTGGCAAGGTACGCACtttaaaatcaacatttttggGTTggcttaataaaatctaaaataaaacttaaaaaatggcaacatttaattaaaaaaaaaaacatgcattaaacaaaacaaacagaaactgattaaatcttaaataatatttattattcttattatttgtttttgtttaaaaaactcattaaaacaacaacaacatttgcTGTAGTAGTTTGTTAACCACATGTGTAAAATTTGTCcttttactatttttgtttgtttttttttttgtctaaataattttaaatttgtacatTTGCTGCGTACATTtactacacacacacatacatgaaaacatttataacatttacatagatacatacatacatacatacatacaaacatatacaaCACAATACATACTTGCATATACATATGATTTTTACTATATAAACTTACCTACTATACATAATAATTATAtggaattaataatattaatattaatcatacgccctctcattcatattcatacaaattattaaaaaacaaaataacgtaaaaacaaacaaaaaaatatttaaaattcttttttttttggattaaaaataatatttattatgtcTTTAAACATTAAACAAGCGAGTTTTAACTGCTTTATATTATGGCAAACAAACAAAgtagtttttattaataataataattaaaaaattaagtgttacagtttttttttctttttatttttgtatctaaaatcaaatccacaacaaaacaaaatgtagtaaaaaaaacCACAAAAGAGAATTATTAACATGTttcagaattttgtttttttttcattaaccaACCTCCCCCATCTCATCTTTATTTCGACTCATTTATTTAACCCTTCTAAACACTCATACTCATTTAAAAAgtcattattacaatttacatatttataaatatattatttacttttaatttgtatgtataaataaagatagtgtttattataataataattattacaacaaatataaattatttaactaaataagtctaaaacaaaaacaattgctATTCATTTATTTACTCTTCATTATCAACATAATTTCTAATACTCCTCCGCCTCCTTCCCTTTCTCAAATCTCCTTCCTTCGACCCACTATTTATCTGTTCATTAActttgttcttgtttttttattttttgtttaatattaagttgaaaaaaaaacaaagaaaaaaacttagtaataataaaaaaaatgtataaaacaatCATAAACCatcatgtttatttatttctattatttcgTTCGTACGTTTGTTATTAATTAATCATTTGTGTTTGTATACTTAATTTTGGTTGGTgacattgtttttaattttatttatgcatatatgtatctatttttctcatttatttgGCCTCTAAACAATTGTAAATACATATTATGTACATCTATTTTTTATGGTTTAGGGTGCTCTTTCtaactaaacaaaaacaatataaattttaattgctTGCTTTGTATTTTCCCATAGATACAATTTTgaattgcaagaaaaatgtaatttaatttgattaaagtgtacgaaaaatgtttatttctgTCAATTTAAGACAATTTAAACATCTGTTAGCAGTATTTTTGCCCTTTATTGTGTTTGAGgttgttaatttaaaagaaaattaaaataaaaacgatttttcaGTTAAATGTCAGACAAAGTGTAGGAgcagaatttataaaatttgctaGATTATTTGTTAGATACATAATAGCATTTGTTTAACTATTATATTACATATATTGCATATCTATTCATTTAACCTTCTATAAGTATTTAGCTGTGAAAATTAATAACATTGCTTACGCTTCACTTGCTTGGAAATATGTATGCTGCATAATAATATGACGTGTTTCTCAAGGATTTATAATGTCAACTGATATTGTTTTTTCGATTTACGAAAATATATAAGATCTTTACAAAAGTAGAGCAGTGCATACTTTAgggcaaatatatgtatgtatatcatgaATTCCTCTAAAGAGCacagaaaaaaacacaagttaTCCTTGGATCTTTCGATTTCAACCATATTCATTAAACACATACTCTTTGGAGCTCTTGGACATTtcaattgttattgttttaaatttcaaacaaaaattgcgGTTTTATTCATGAATTAAACTGATTTATGGTGCATTTGAAATAGATTTATGTCTTGTTTAGACtacataattaaaacaattttttttttcatgaaatgcATTTATGATGCAAATGCAATTTTGAGATGCACTTTTGAATtcataaaaactattaaattgacTTAACAACCacataaacaatattttgtgaCGGGAAGtcctttattttccaaaaattcaaatcgcgagattttcaaaattaacatttaacttatgaggtggtggtaaattttacaccctctcttcattttaaagttttaacaaaaaggCTTGTGAAATAAAGTGCCTGgatatttgtttcaaataacattttgctttctttttttattttttttaaattaaaattgttgtatcttttttttgaaaagcaaatattaacgaaaaaatgttttttaaagtaaaattttttgcaaaaattataaggtgtaAAATTACACCACAAAAATTTcacgtcataagttaaaggttaaaaaaaaatggaaatgtcCTCTAAAGTGTATGGAAGACGCAAGGTCAATTTGTGATTTCTTTGGGAATTCATGATAGTAAATTTgtgtattaagaaaaaaatccaaaaaaaaacattttcaaagaagtgttttgttattattcttaTATCTCTCAATTCCCTCCACTCATtgatcgaaattaaaaaatctggctctttattaaaaagtatttaatatttgatttGGCATGAGTACAcgtagaaaatttaagttttattaaataattttttttattttttattgacaaatagaaaactaaaaaaaacaaatattaaatgatAACTTTCAatcctatcggcaataacatgtggaATTTATATTCCcttgaaatatccatttccctctaagggaaaattgctatcgtgatattgaacttttcattcacaatagttgattttgttcgtaacagctgtttattgtttacaaaattccatctaaaaatttaacaacaagggaatttttttcacgtaaacaaagttgatgaacaaaatgttaaatgttgattcgcgataggggtgattatgtattttcaattttataatgGTATATAATTTATCTAAATTCGGTATTTTGAGTGTAGAGTCgtagttttgtttcttttaatggtGTGGGTTCTAGAGGAGTCGTAATTGTGTGTTAATAGATTGTGTACCACAATCATACATAGATAAATGATTTCCatatcgaaattataataaaatgtactaaatgttttacttgatatcgattgccataatctcaaataagacaACTCCATATCGATTGCTGTAATTCGGCCTCAggttgcattttatctttaatataATACGAAACTATCGTGGCCAACGACTTACACGATAAGGCTGAATAATTGGGAATAGTCGTAAATCGAAATTGAGTTGCTTAGCTCATTATGTAGTTACTATATGCAGCTGTAGATGTGTTGGTAAAATCGTTCTTAATATGTCTTAAATGCAGCATCTAAATAGTTGTAGTATTCCAACTGTTAACGATACAAATAgcttttttgaaagattttgaatatttgtgaGAGAATGACATAAAATGTGTTCAACACACTCCTCGTTCTCATTTCCGCAGACAAAAATCATTGTGTTCAACACTTAGTCGACTTTCATGACGACCAATGGGACAGGATTCAGTTATCACAGACACCAGCTCAGACATATGACTGCTAGTAgcctattttttctttttagtcgTATGACAAAATCGACGATTTTAGATATGAATTTATTTACGGGGGTCAAACAGAAATACAAATATTCCTGAAAAAGCAATAACGAGATCGGACTATATAGTGAACTTTAGATctaatttatcaattttaatgaaaattaggtTTCATTAAAAGATTGCTTTTGACAAACATTTGCTTTTGACAAACATTTTCACTTTTC
The nucleotide sequence above comes from Calliphora vicina chromosome 1, idCalVici1.1, whole genome shotgun sequence. Encoded proteins:
- the jvl gene encoding serine-rich adhesin for platelets isoform X2; this translates as MNETHDLVRRNSNSATTQQQTGKSISGVGGDGLLLRRTMDCLPLTHGVGTHHPHLMASSNTVNVTVAPSSAVVAAYPHHHHLNLNHHHLLSHHLPYSNNYSGLHHTSTTSTNMSHHHNHPHLNIHSEQTKSLQELQHEVGALLEFRDLVIETFPDLKQKMASISSAASTSSSTGGAGGGSGNVMTNGQSSSVSVSSSGSIIPLTSGGTLVSRREWEPGIRVKRKISQKEQPAAIELTSSSSLTRSRSNSHSGKKEPKSSSGGGVSGSGVSGGATSGGENNNGSVVQDSGFSTETSSSKEGHSASSTNGALTGAIASNRLSCPESDDELLNLLDVIHRKSNRLREEVEHLQNYERQHLQPSSSAERDQTDVATTSAEGATGLSKSSSSSANTALTPKTFREHVERLNKEDLQQLRKERDRLLDKLAEMEAETLTGRIKAAKMSEKVEELINVKRDLEEQLKLAMAQRLELNSRVQQLQQQQQLTHSKSSNSQSDFSSSPRTFLSSSANTVLSTVSANSSRQHTFQPVVVEQQTTDQQQHNHLIPFHQSTGSDNKRNSQLQQFTPDQLGRLDGIVSTPGDRNTKCRVTDSKRFAAILLETSVIELRRHLLTLTVKNQVLMQKLDQASKTKGHLVKRLDKSKEDVDDLRFQLEEKNIELEGTKAQLRVLESRLHSITPSSGAATNSYLHSQNDYETNRSSASTTLMLSRRGGAGSGLNTDSSDIRSSTPISATHNGQMPQPITMQISTPSMKAMTHLAMDDMQHHSSSTESAHEHDLVHHDTMTISQMQTKLENGRNIRQALMSTSVDGVSPFEQQLQQQHVAAIRNQVQALKKFSGVTTTKPSKIPLPGSKAAAYFAGKPPSGRPSTAGRSPPSANSSGSSSRSPLSRSTGNLLYSKSPNSLKRADSAQSIRKDNNSSSLSTNTSRSSTSSSIPMATTSYGSASKSYVGGAGGGGGSINNTTSNNTLNSPSSRVLQNSPLPKPKRESLSTKVRHMDSLSRAYHHQQQHNNTNTTHNYSNVSNTSDNTPTTIVQTNTLSTTATTPGGGTGAGSYLISSTPKTSTIAAQLTSSLRKDLQLSSSSFNHPAPFQRRATASSAGQTNANTNTISTTTHTTRRFSSASVMGARAARQANQDYEGQHNSNVSGNSVAAGVTSSSSSTHSGGVNNGGTASDSDSGKNFSYDKNCANNAKEMKSGLNQYFEEVLPTITVTLPKTNNKLKVAKTNSNKITLSQYFERELLEETTAAERMQEMSELQDSIDGTYVEETNNDDEEIDIYTSYASYMSSSDPGSDNLLVTFDYGYQDSLEADLSLNSQKLEILDSNEQLNKNLFKIPEEESSEDLLKPKHAEMYSKSPNIFKVHQVKHAESNSSNLNITTRASSYISMAPSMVEYNADTSGDYGSWAQCESEQEEGNIDEKTYGNYRYEDLIKNEVLIHDDDVDNDNIINDGMEGREVLINFDFDEDVPPRWFNNNEQLYYRSVDYLN